DNA from Paraburkholderia sp. BL10I2N1:
CACCGGCGACACGCCCTCTTCCAGCGCGGCGGAGGCAAGGCTGCCCGCGTCGGCGACGCGCACGAAGGTCTCGATCTGCTTGAAGCGGTCCATGGTCATCTCCAGCCTTGCCTGGCGGTGGTGGCAGCAAACGCCCGGTCATCCCGCGCCTGATGGGCCCCACCGCATTCAGTACTTTTTGTTTCGAAATAAGCGACCTGAACGGATCTTATCAAACCTTTAGGTGAAGCTTAAAGTGCCTCTCAACAGCCTTCACCGGCGATTCCAGGCATTCCAGACATTGAGGAGACAACCATGGCCAAGATGAGAGCCGTCGACGCAGCCGTACTCGTGCTCGAAAGAGAAGGCATCGATACTGCGTTCGGTGTCCCGGGCGCCGCGATCAATCCGTTCTACTCGGCGATGCGCAAGGCCGGCAATATCAGCCACGTGCTGGCGCGCCACGTCGAAGGCGCATCGCACATGGCCGAGGGCTATACGCGGGCCGCGCCGGGCAATATCGGCGTGTGCATCGGCACGTCGGGCCCGGCGGGCACCGACATGATCACCGGCCTCTACTCCGCCTCCGCCGATTCGATTCCGATTCTCGCGATCACCGGCCAGGCGCCGCGCGCGCGTCTTTACAAGGAAGACTTCCAGGCCGTCGATATCGAATCGATCGCCAAGCCCGTGACGAAGTGGGCTGTCACCGTGCGTGAGCCGGCGCTCGTGCCGCGTGTGTTCCAGCAGGCCTTCCATCTGATGCGCTCGGGCCGCCCGGGTCCGGTGCTGGTCGATCTACCGATCGACGTGCAACTCGCCGAAATCGAGTTCGACATCGACACGTACGAGCCGCTGCCGGTCTACAAGCCCGCGGCCACCCGCAAGCAGATCGAAGCCGCGCTCACGCTGCTCAACGATTCCGAGAGGCCGCTGATCGTCTCCGGCGGCGGCGTGCTCAACGCGGCGGCGGAAGCCCTGCTCGTCGAGTTCGCGGAGACCGTCGGCGTGCCAGTGATTCCGACGCTGATGTCGTGGGGCGCGATTCCCGACGATCATCCGTTGATGGCCGGCATGGTCGGTCTGCAGACCTCGCACCGCTACGGCAACGCAACGATGCTCGCCTCTGACTTCGTGCTGGGCATCGGCAACCGCTGGGCGAACCGTCATACGGGCAGCGTCGAAGTTTATACGAAGGGCCGCAAGTTCGTGCACGTCGACATCGAGCCGACGCAGATCGGGCGCGTGTTTGGTCCGGACCTCGGCATCGTGTCGGACGCGAAGGCGGCGCTCACGCTCTTCGTCGAAGTGGCGCGCGAATGGAAAGCAGCCGGCAAGCTCAAGGACCGCAGCGCCTGGGTCGCGGACTGCCAGCAGCGCAAGCGCACGATGCTTCGCAAGACGCACTTCGATAACGTGCCGATCAAGCCGCAGCGCGTCTACGAAGAGATGAACCAGGTGTTCGGCCGCGACACGTGCTATGTGAGCACGATCGGTCTGTCGCAGATCGCCGGTGCGCAGTTTCTGCACGTGTTCAAGGCGCGCAACTGGATCAACTGCGGCCAGGCCGGCCCGCTCGGCTGGACGATTCCTGCTGCGCTCGGTGTACGCGCTGCTGATCCGCAACGCCCGATCGTCGCGCTCTCCGGCGACTACGACTTCCAGTTCATGATCGAAGAACTGGCAGCCGGCGCGCAGTTCAACCTGCCGTACGTGCATGTGGTGGTGAACAACTCGTACCTCGGGCTCATCCGCCAGGCGCAGCGCGCGTTTGACATGGACTTCTGCGTGCAGCTCGCATTCGACAACATCAACGCACCGGAAGTGAACGGCTATGGCGTCGATCACGTCGCGGTGGCCGAAGGTCTCGGCTGCAAGGCTATCCGCGTGTTCAAACCGGAAGAGATCAAGCCGGCGCTGCAGAAGGCGCAGTCGATGCTGTCCGAGTTCAATGTGCCGGTGATCGTCGAAGTGATTCTCGAGCGCGTGACCAACATCTCGATGGGCACGGAGATCGATGCGATCAACGAGTTCGAAGAACTGGCCGAAAGACACGAAGACGCGCCGACCGCGATCAGCGCGCTCGACTGAACCTTCAGGCGGCCCGAACGGGCCGCCTCCAGCCGAAACCGGCCTAATCCCGCTTAACTGACCGACCAGCGAGACTTACGCACCATGCCGAAATTTGCAGCCAACCTGACCATGCTGTTCAACGAAGTCCCGTTCCTCGGCCGCTTCGCGGCCGCAGCGGACGCGGGCTTCAACGCCGTCGAATTTCTCTTTCCGTACCCGTACGGGATCGCTGAACTGGCCGAGCGTCTGCAGCAGAACCGTCTGAAGCTCGTGCTGCATAACCTGCCGGCCGGCAACTGGGAAGCGGGTGAACGCGGCATTGCCTGTCTGCCGAATCGTGTCGCCGAATTCCAGGAAGGTGTCGGCCGTGCAATCGAATACGCGAGGGCGCTGAATGTGCCGCAGTTGAATTGCCTCGTCGGCATTCCGACGGCAGGCATCGATGCCGACAAGGCGCGCGCCACGATCGTCGACAACCTGCGCTTCGCTGCGGACGAACTGAAGAAAGAAGGCATTCGCCTCCTCGTCGAGCCGTGCAACTCGTACGACATTCCAGGCTTCGCGCTGAACCGCTCATCGGAAGGCCTCGACGTGATCCGCGCAGCCGGCTCGGACAATCTCTTCCTGCAGTACGACATCTATCACATGCAGCGGATGGAAGGCGAACTCGCGGCGACCATCCGGAAGAACCTGGCATCGATCGCGCACATCCAGCTCGCCGATAACCCCGGCCGCAACGAACCGGGCACCGGCGAAATCAACTACCCGTTCCTGTTCGACCTGCTCGATTCGCTTGACTACGAAGGTTACGTCGGCTGCGAATACAAGCCGCGCACGACAACCACCGAGGGCCTCGGCTGGATCCAGCGCATCGCCGGCCAGACGCGCGGCGCGGCGCACATAGCAGCCTGAGCGTTGCTGCGTAACCAGCCAGCGAACGGTTGAACATTTCTCGAACCCTGCATCCCGGAGACATATCTATGGCAACAATCGGTTTCATCGGCCTCGGCATCATGGGCGCGCACATGGCGCGCAACCTTCTCAAGGGCGGTCACACGCTGATCGTCAACGGCGCCTATCCCGTACCGGACGACCTGCGCACGCAGACGACCGTCGTCGCGAGCTCCACCGCCGTCGCCCAGGCCGCCGATATCGTTATCTCGATGGTGCCGGACACGCCCGACGTCGCGAACGTGCTGTTCGCCGAAGACGGCGTCGCGAACGGCCTTTCGAAAGGCAAGCTCGTCATCGACATGAGTTCGATCTCCCCGCTCGAAACGCAGGACTTCGCGAAGAAGATCAACGCCCTTGGCTGCGACTATCTCGACGCGCCGGTATCCGGCGGCGAAGTCGGCGCGCGTGAAGCGACGCTGACCATCATGGTCGGCGGCCCGCAAAAGGCGTTCGATCTGGCAAAGCCGCTGTTCGACCTGATGGGCAAGAACATCTCGTTGATCGGCGACAACGGTGCCGGGCAGACCTGCAAGGTGGCAAACCAGATCATCGTGGCGCTGAACATCGAAGCCGTCGCCGAAGCGCTGCTGTTTGCAGCGCGTTCGGGCGCCGATCCGGAGCGTGTGCGCCGCGCGCTGATGGGCGGATTCGCGTCGTCACGCATCCTCGAGGTACACGGCGAGCGCATGACGAAGCGCACCTTCGATCCGGGCTTTCGCATCGAGCTTCACCAGAAGGATCTGAACCTCGCGCTCGATGGCGCGCGCAAGCTCGGCATCGCCCTGCCCCACACGGCGAGCGCGCAGCAGCTGTTCAGCGTGTGTGCGGCGAATGGCGGCAAGGCCTGGGATCATTCGGCCATGGTGCGTGCGCTGGAAATCATGGCGAACTTCGAGGTCGCACAGGCGCCGGGCAAGGAAGCGAAGGCTGCCTGAAGTCAACGCCCGGTTGTTGCCTGTTGCGACAGACATTCGCAACGGGCAATCACGATTCGCCATTGATGCACATAAACAGCGGCCGCGACATTCGCGGTTGCTGGCAGGTGGGGCGCTTTGTCCGTTGCGCGGCACGCGTAGCGGCCAGGGCAAATCAAGCCGCTCTGGGCTGAGAGCGGCCAGTGGGGTCCGCAGCGGCACCCGGCGACGCCGGGGAAGCCTTGGTCGGTCAGACGTCGTCGTCGGGTGTCCGGCTGTCGGATTTCATGGTTTTGCCACGCCTTGACCAGGACCGCTTTCGGCCGTCGCGGTCCGCAGGCATCAGTAAGTATCGAACGCCCGCTGCAACGCGACCGAACCCGTCCCGCCTGCAGCGAGCGCGAGCATCAGCAGCACGCGCGCCTTGTAAGGATTCAGCGAATTGGCCGTGACAAAACCGAGCGCATCGTCGGGCGCCGCACCATTGCGCATCACATGTCCGGAGCCCACGCGCGACGAGCGCACCACGGCCACACCCTGCGACGCCGCATCCGCCAGCGCCTGCTGCATCGACGCGTGGATCGAACCGTTGCCCGTGCCCGCGACGACGATGCCCCGCACGCCGGCGGCCACCAGCGCGTCGACGGCGACGCGTGAAGCGCCCGCATAACTCGCGACGATCTCGACATCCGGCCATGCCGCGCCGATCACGAATTCCGTCGCAGCCGTATGCGGCCGTACGACGCTGCGCTGGAACTCGACACGCCCATCCTGCACCCAGCCAAGCGCGCCGACTTCCGGCGACTGGAACGCATCGACCGCGAAGGTGCTCGTCTTGACGACGTCGCGCGCGCTATGGATGCGATTGTTGAATGCAACGAGCACTCCCTTTCCGTGCGCAACCGGACTCGCCG
Protein-coding regions in this window:
- a CDS encoding asparaginase, translating into MNTSTSSAPQGALPRIAVLATGGTIAGFAADATNTAGYQAGVVGVDQLLAAVPALSTVAQIHAEQVASIDSKDMALALWTTLAERVNALLSTDDIDGVVITHGTDTLEETAYLLHLTIKSAKPVVLTAAMRPASALSADGPLNLANAVTVAASPVAHGKGVLVAFNNRIHSARDVVKTSTFAVDAFQSPEVGALGWVQDGRVEFQRSVVRPHTAATEFVIGAAWPDVEIVASYAGASRVAVDALVAAGVRGIVVAGTGNGSIHASMQQALADAASQGVAVVRSSRVGSGHVMRNGAAPDDALGFVTANSLNPYKARVLLMLALAAGGTGSVALQRAFDTY
- the hyi gene encoding hydroxypyruvate isomerase, whose product is MPKFAANLTMLFNEVPFLGRFAAAADAGFNAVEFLFPYPYGIAELAERLQQNRLKLVLHNLPAGNWEAGERGIACLPNRVAEFQEGVGRAIEYARALNVPQLNCLVGIPTAGIDADKARATIVDNLRFAADELKKEGIRLLVEPCNSYDIPGFALNRSSEGLDVIRAAGSDNLFLQYDIYHMQRMEGELAATIRKNLASIAHIQLADNPGRNEPGTGEINYPFLFDLLDSLDYEGYVGCEYKPRTTTTEGLGWIQRIAGQTRGAAHIAA
- a CDS encoding 2-hydroxy-3-oxopropionate reductase: MSMATIGFIGLGIMGAHMARNLLKGGHTLIVNGAYPVPDDLRTQTTVVASSTAVAQAADIVISMVPDTPDVANVLFAEDGVANGLSKGKLVIDMSSISPLETQDFAKKINALGCDYLDAPVSGGEVGAREATLTIMVGGPQKAFDLAKPLFDLMGKNISLIGDNGAGQTCKVANQIIVALNIEAVAEALLFAARSGADPERVRRALMGGFASSRILEVHGERMTKRTFDPGFRIELHQKDLNLALDGARKLGIALPHTASAQQLFSVCAANGGKAWDHSAMVRALEIMANFEVAQAPGKEAKAA
- the gcl gene encoding glyoxylate carboligase — its product is MAKMRAVDAAVLVLEREGIDTAFGVPGAAINPFYSAMRKAGNISHVLARHVEGASHMAEGYTRAAPGNIGVCIGTSGPAGTDMITGLYSASADSIPILAITGQAPRARLYKEDFQAVDIESIAKPVTKWAVTVREPALVPRVFQQAFHLMRSGRPGPVLVDLPIDVQLAEIEFDIDTYEPLPVYKPAATRKQIEAALTLLNDSERPLIVSGGGVLNAAAEALLVEFAETVGVPVIPTLMSWGAIPDDHPLMAGMVGLQTSHRYGNATMLASDFVLGIGNRWANRHTGSVEVYTKGRKFVHVDIEPTQIGRVFGPDLGIVSDAKAALTLFVEVAREWKAAGKLKDRSAWVADCQQRKRTMLRKTHFDNVPIKPQRVYEEMNQVFGRDTCYVSTIGLSQIAGAQFLHVFKARNWINCGQAGPLGWTIPAALGVRAADPQRPIVALSGDYDFQFMIEELAAGAQFNLPYVHVVVNNSYLGLIRQAQRAFDMDFCVQLAFDNINAPEVNGYGVDHVAVAEGLGCKAIRVFKPEEIKPALQKAQSMLSEFNVPVIVEVILERVTNISMGTEIDAINEFEELAERHEDAPTAISALD